In Vibrio sp. 10N, the following proteins share a genomic window:
- a CDS encoding zinc/cadmium/mercury/lead-transporting ATPase, with protein MCNKHKACSSQNISAIRPASDACDAPKIAQVTTIASVESEECQSGDGCCAADPEEPAASSGHSQASKQESGLLKSWRVAGMDCPACARKVETATNRIQGVVSSKVMFATEKLVVRVDEPALFSQVEAAVMDAGFTLNALDGSSPSQTQSKPKGWNKTLKDNVHILAISTGMAIAAAFKGSYPQISEWLFTLTCLIGLMPIGAKAIKLAKSGTPFAIETLMSVAAIGALYLGETVEAAMVLLLFLIGERLEAFAASRARSGVQALMSLVPEQATVIVDNNRQTKSAAALEPGDIIEVAPGDRMPADGELISSNASFDESALTGESLPVERVVGDTVMAGAVLADKVVRLKVTSKQGENAIDRILHLIEEAESRRAPIERFLDKFSRWYTPLMMLVSLLVIVTPPLLFAQPWETWTYRGLALLLIACPCALVISTPAAITSGLAAATRRGALIKGGAALEQLGNIESVAFDKTGTLTLGKPQVTDVIVTGSITEDELLTASASIEQGSNHPLATSLVRYVESKALIIPAATEQKALVGVGVEGWIDDVKWVLSAPSKLDVSIDSDVNQKIAELESQGKTVVVALREWNQAFAVQGLIAWRDEMRPDTADAVAKLTKLGIRTIMLTGDNERSAASIAAPLGMDYKARLLPGDKVGFINELASQHRVAMVGDGINDAPAMKAANIGVAMGGGTDVALETADAALTHNRLTELPAMIELSRATLNNIKQNVALALGLKGVFLVTSLLGITGLWVAVLADSGATAIVTLNALRLLRHKSSLE; from the coding sequence ATGTGTAATAAACATAAAGCATGCAGTTCGCAAAATATTAGCGCTATTCGTCCGGCGAGCGATGCATGTGATGCGCCAAAGATCGCTCAAGTCACCACCATCGCAAGCGTCGAGTCGGAAGAGTGCCAATCAGGTGATGGTTGCTGCGCGGCTGACCCAGAAGAGCCCGCGGCCTCCAGTGGCCATTCTCAAGCATCAAAACAAGAATCAGGTTTACTAAAATCTTGGAGGGTTGCCGGTATGGACTGCCCAGCCTGTGCTCGAAAAGTGGAGACCGCGACCAACAGAATCCAAGGCGTTGTGAGCTCAAAAGTGATGTTCGCTACCGAAAAATTGGTCGTGCGAGTCGATGAGCCTGCATTGTTTTCGCAAGTTGAAGCGGCAGTAATGGATGCCGGTTTTACCCTCAATGCATTAGATGGCAGCTCGCCTAGTCAAACCCAATCTAAGCCTAAAGGCTGGAATAAAACCCTTAAAGACAATGTTCATATCCTTGCGATATCCACTGGTATGGCTATCGCTGCCGCATTTAAAGGTAGTTATCCTCAGATAAGTGAATGGTTGTTTACACTGACCTGTCTTATTGGCTTAATGCCGATCGGCGCTAAGGCGATTAAACTTGCCAAGTCAGGCACTCCTTTTGCCATAGAAACACTCATGAGCGTAGCCGCGATAGGTGCTCTTTACCTTGGTGAGACCGTTGAAGCGGCTATGGTACTGCTGCTGTTTTTGATTGGTGAGCGACTTGAAGCGTTTGCTGCTTCCAGAGCCAGAAGCGGTGTTCAGGCACTCATGTCATTGGTGCCAGAACAAGCTACCGTTATTGTTGATAATAACCGCCAGACCAAAAGTGCCGCAGCTTTGGAACCTGGCGATATCATTGAAGTTGCACCAGGTGATCGAATGCCTGCGGATGGTGAGCTTATCAGTTCCAATGCGAGTTTTGATGAAAGCGCGTTAACTGGTGAGTCGCTGCCTGTTGAGCGTGTGGTTGGCGACACTGTCATGGCAGGTGCAGTACTTGCAGATAAAGTTGTGCGTCTCAAAGTGACATCGAAGCAGGGTGAAAATGCGATCGATCGTATTTTGCATCTAATTGAAGAGGCGGAATCTCGCCGAGCACCGATAGAACGTTTTCTAGACAAGTTTAGCCGCTGGTATACGCCGCTTATGATGCTGGTGTCTCTGTTGGTTATTGTGACTCCACCGCTACTGTTCGCTCAGCCTTGGGAAACTTGGACCTACCGAGGACTTGCGCTGTTATTGATTGCTTGCCCATGTGCTTTGGTGATCTCTACGCCAGCCGCCATTACCTCTGGCTTGGCCGCGGCTACCAGACGTGGTGCCCTGATTAAAGGTGGGGCCGCGCTTGAGCAATTGGGTAACATCGAGTCTGTTGCCTTCGATAAGACCGGAACATTGACCTTAGGTAAGCCTCAGGTCACCGATGTCATTGTGACTGGCTCGATAACAGAAGATGAACTTTTGACGGCGAGTGCGTCAATCGAGCAAGGTTCGAATCACCCCCTCGCGACCTCATTGGTTCGCTATGTTGAGAGCAAAGCACTGATCATTCCAGCAGCAACAGAGCAAAAGGCGCTTGTCGGGGTTGGCGTAGAAGGGTGGATTGATGATGTGAAATGGGTGTTGTCGGCACCTTCAAAACTGGATGTGTCGATTGATTCTGATGTTAATCAAAAAATAGCCGAGCTTGAGAGCCAAGGGAAAACGGTGGTTGTCGCATTGCGCGAGTGGAACCAAGCATTCGCAGTGCAGGGTTTGATTGCATGGCGAGATGAAATGCGACCAGATACCGCCGATGCCGTCGCTAAACTCACTAAGCTTGGTATCCGCACCATTATGTTAACCGGTGATAACGAGCGTAGTGCGGCGTCTATTGCTGCCCCGTTAGGTATGGACTATAAAGCACGTCTACTTCCGGGCGATAAAGTGGGCTTTATAAATGAACTAGCCAGCCAGCACCGAGTCGCTATGGTAGGGGATGGCATCAATGATGCGCCCGCGATGAAAGCGGCGAACATTGGTGTTGCGATGGGGGGAGGCACGGATGTAGCGCTGGAAACGGCGGATGCAGCTCTGACTCACAATCGCTTGACTGAGTTACCGGCGATGATTGAGCTATCGCGCGCGACGTTAAACAACATCAAGCAAAATGTTGCTCTTGCCCTTGGTCTGAAAGGCGTATTCCTTGTGACAAGTTTACTGGGTATTACAGGGCTTTGGGTGGCTGTGTTAGCTGACAGTGGTGCAACGGCGATCGTTACCTTGAACGCATTAAGGTTGCTCCGTCATAAATCTTCGCTGGAATAA